A single Vulpes vulpes isolate BD-2025 chromosome 16, VulVul3, whole genome shotgun sequence DNA region contains:
- the ZFP36L2 gene encoding mRNA decay activator protein ZFP36L2, whose translation MSTTLLSAFYDIDFLCKTEKSLANLNLNMLDKKAVGTPVAAAPSSGFTPGFLRRHSASNLHALAHPAPSAGSCSPKFPGAANGGSCGSGAAGGAASYGTLKEPSGGGGTALLNKENKFRDRSFSENGERSQHLLHLQQQQQQQKGGGGGGGGGGSQINSTRYKTELCRPFEESGTCKYGEKCQFAHGFHELRSLTRHPKYKTELCRTFHTIGFCPYGPRCHFIHNADERRPAPSGGASGDLRAFSARDALHLGFPREPRPKLHHSLSFSGFPSGHHQPPGGLESPLLLDSPTSRTPPPPPSCSSASSCSSSASSCSSASTPSGAPTCCPSAAAAAALLYGSGGAEDLLAPGAPCAACSSASCANNAFAFGPELSSLITPLAIQTHSFATVAAAYYRSQQQQQGLGPPAPPAPPGAPLPASAAAPPSPPFGFQLPRRLSESPVFDAPPSPPDSLSDRDSYLSGSLSSGSLSGSESPSLDPGRRLPIFSRLSISDD comes from the exons ATGTCGACCACACTTCTGTCCGCCTTCTACGATATCGACTTCTTGTGCAAG ACGGAGAAATCCCTGGCCAACCTCAATCTGAACATGCTGGACAAGAAGGCGGTGGGGACGCCCGTGGCCGCCGCCCCGAGCTCGGGCTTCACGCCGGGCTTTCTCCGACGGCACTCGGCCAGCAACCTGCACGCGCTCGCCCACCCCGCGCCCAGCGCCGGCAGCTGCTCGCCCAAGTTCCCGGGCGCGGCTAACGGCGGCAGCTGCGGcagcggggcggcgggcggcgcggcctcCTACGGCACCCTCAAGGAGCCGTCGGGGGGCGGCGGCACCGCCCTGCTCAACAAGGAGAACAAGTTTCGGGACCGCTCGTTCAGCGAGAACGGCGAGCGCAGCCAGCACCTCTTgcacctgcagcagcagcagcagcagcagaaggggggcggcggcggcggcggcggcggcggctcccagATCAACTCGACCCGCTACAAGACTGAGCTGTGCCGGCCCTTCGAGGAGAGCGGCACGTGCAAGTACGGCGAGAAGTGCCAGTTCGCGCACGGCTTCCACGAGCTGCGCAGCCTCACCCGGCACCCCAAGTACAAGACGGAGCTGTGCCGCACCTTCCACACCATCGGCTTCTGCCCCTACGGGCCGCGCTGCCACTTCATCCACAACGCGGACGAGCGGCGGCCCGCGCCGTCGGGGGGCGCCTCCGGGGACCTGCGCGCCTTCAGCGCGCGGGACGCGCTGCACCTGGGCTTCCCCCGCGAGCCGCGGCCCAAGCTCCATCACAGCCTCAGCTTCTCGGGCTTCCCGTCGGGCCACCACCAGCCCCCGGGCGGCCTCGAGTCGCCGCTGCTGCTCGACAGCCCCACGTCGcgcacgccgccgccgccgccctcctgCTCCTCGGCCTCGTCCTGCTCCTCGTCCGCTTCGTCCTGCTCGTCGGCCTCCACGCCCTCGGGCGCCCCGACGTGCTGCCCCTCGGCCGCGGCCGCGGCGGCGCTGCTGTACGGCAGCGGGGGCGCCGAGGACCTGCTGGCGCCGGGCGCCCCGTGCGCGGCCTGCTCGTCCGCCTCGTGCGCCAACAACGCCTTCGCCTTCGGCCCGGAGCTGAGCAGCCTCATCACGCCGCTCGCCATCCAGACGCACAGCTTCGCCACGGTGGCGGCCGCCTACTACCgcagccagcagcagcagcagggcctggggccgcccgcgccgcccgcgccgcccggcgcgcccctccccgccagCGCCGCCGCGCCGCCCTCGCCGCCCTTCGGCTTCCAGCTGCCGCGCCGCCTGTCCGAGTCGCCCGTGTTCGAcgcgcccccgagccccccggACTCGCTGTCGGACCGCGACAGCTACCTGAGCGGCTCCCTGAGCTCGGGCAGCCTCAGCGGCTCCGAGTCCCCCAGCCTCGACCCCGGCCGCCGCCTGCCCATCTTCAGCCGCCTGTCCATCTCCGACGACTGA